The nucleotide sequence GCTCTTAGAGATTGAAGACGACGTTTggctttggtttagggttttggttatGCCTCTCCACTTGTTCTACTAGTTTAAGATGATACACTTTTGCATAATTTTTCACTATAATAATCGTTTTGCCTTCAAAAGTAACTGAAAATTTCATGTTTGATAAGTAATGCATGAGTAGTcgttcaaaatattttaaaaataagttttttgtaAACAAATAATCACACGTTTATTCgacattaaaatatcaaaagtgtaatatcaaaacaaataaatcaaaatctaattagaCAACTAATTCTCATTAGAAAaaagatttttaacgttaaaacttCTCAACTAAGTTTATTTTGGGTAAAAACcatcaaattaaatatttaacgaaaaaaatcccacaaactaactttatttaatgaattaaaccctaacagatcataattaccattactaccggtaaatctttagtttatgaatttctacattaagtaaacataattgaggagttttatcattaaaaatgtttttataatattatctaaaacttagtaacttaaattttcaaaattagcattttttatttttttttgtaaatatatgagtttgatgtgtttttaacatcaacattatatataacaaattaaaaatgtaaaaacccagaaaatataataaaaattatctaaacatttatatgaaataaaacaactaaaagaataaaaatatataaaacaagaaaataaaatcaaaattatatcttatctaataaaatgtaataataaatctttagataaattttattatattttctgggtttttaaattttaaatatatacatatataatgttgatgttaaaaacacatcaagctcatatatttacaatttttttttaaatgctaattttgaaaattgaagTTACTAATTTTCAGATAACATTTTAgaattgaattttatttttattttttggatttttaatgGCAAAACCCCTTAATTATGTTTACTTAATATAGAAATCCATGAACTAAAGATTGACCGGTAATAATGATAATTATGATCTGCTAGGGTTTATTTcgttaaataaagttagtttgagGATTTTTCATCAAATACTTAGAAAAATGATGTGATCCAAGACCAAATTATCTATCTTCCATGTAAGTTTATATTGGGCCATAGCctaagttattttattttatttttgtcaacagCCTAAGTTATTCAACCCATCAAATTTCTAATTCGATAACATTTAAAGTACTTTTTATTCAGCAAAATGATgaataattataaatacatattttaagtaATAAAGATTACAAGTTTATAAGTTAAACTTACCAATGGTTTTTCGAACCTTAAATCCaatatcctaaaccctaaatttaataCCCTAATCCCCAAACTTAAAATTTATTGTTCTCACCATcttatagtttttctttttgtcaacatgtatatagatatatatatatatatgtatatatatattcataattttttatctatatattttgtaatttaattattaaaaaatattataccaaattgtttttttttgtgaaatcatTATTGAAAGTCACAAAAGAGTCGCTAACTAAATACTCGTTAATTTTGTGTCTAAAGAGTCGTTAATTGAATAATTACTAATTATGTATCTAAACAGTCCCTAATATACAACCACGGAAAGGCAGAGTAAAATGGTCTCAAATTTGCGACTATTTTGAGACGAAAAAAATTCCGACCAAATATTTGCGATTACCACTTTGAGTAGCTACATAGTCACCAAGAATGTATTTGCCACTATTTTGTGACGCATCCGGTGGTGGAAAATGATGTGTTTTCTAATATTTATCGACTTGTGCTActgaattaataaatattaattaataataaaaaaattatttattttattaaataattttctattcAAACTTACCAtcattttctaaatatattctattaaagtgaaatactttttaaaaataacccTTCTTTCATCTTACGAATTACAAATTGTGACACTAACTAATAATTGTTAATTAAtcaacaattatttattttgttagattattGTCTATCCAAACTTACCATTATTCTCTAAATCtgttatattaaaattgaagtagCTTTTAGAAATAActcttctctctttttaataATTACAGCTTGTGCCAGTTAATTAATAACtataattaatcaaaaatattttattttgttagattaCTCTTTATTCAAACTTAACATTATTCTCTAAATCAAATGATTCTCTAACCGGGTTATTTTCTAACTAAtttttacaataaaattaaacagaTTTATTTAAGATGTCACATacaaactttaatttttatatatgcatgtatattATTATCTCATTTCACatcaaatataaactataatttttattagaacatataaagttatttttcaaatatatgttaaaatttttgatatttggcatttaaataaatttaaatttaatattttcttaagaaTTAACGTAGAAGTGGAATTTATTTAGCATATAAATAACTTAGAGACATATATGTCTaacttattaaaacagaagtacattTTATTTGAcacaaaatattgtattttggaaatatagatttattaatatacataaacatactaatttatgttttggtttatCTATAAATACATCAAAATGATTAATGTAGTTAAGAAATATTAACTGAAATATATGTTgtataacatattattttgattgttttaatAACCAATCACAAtataagcaaacaaaaaattatagacAATTAAAAATTGTCTATTTATCATAAATGTTATATACTATAAATCGAACAAACATCCAGGATTCATGTTTGTGCAACCATTACATTATTATGTTTGTGAAGAATTTTATATGTCTATtctattaagaaaacacatgtGCGGATGTACGGGTTAAGCTCTAGTttaaacattaaaacaataaacgacaaaatatttaatcataAGTGTAATGTGTAACTGTAAGGactaaaatgcaaataaaaatacgaaacttcaaatttgatgttttgagtAGTGgcacttcaaatatgaagtctTACTGTtcaaaagtttaaatttgaagttttggagtttttttagAATAAAACACTTCAACTTTGAAGttatactatgttttttttctgattGATGACTTATTCCTTTGAGGAGACTAATTGTTTGTTGGTTTATAGATATCCTAAAGGTCACCACGTTCATGTGATGAGGAAGGCCAGTTGCAATATTGAACATGTTATACTTTTGTTTCTGCTCTTTAACATATCTTATTATGGCACGATCAGTAAGTCATGTTTAGACTTTTTCTTCGACGTGTTATATATGCTTTGGTTTCTTGGCTTTAAATATGTCCAAGTGTTCGTTTCTATCGTATGATTTTGGATAAAGACATACAAGCCAAAGACTTTTTCCTCCATTGAAAAGTAGCGGGTAAATCAATCAGTCTTATGGTTAGTAAATTAGTAGTTAGTGCTACTAGCCTAGTAGTATTATAGACAAATGGGTATAAGCATGTATGATCTTACAAACCCTCACAATCATTTCCTTCTTGTTTTTTAAACTCCTCACCATCATTtccaaaaccaaaatccaagagcttttcttcatttttcttattttcttctttgtaaACGATGGGTTGGCTTTCGTTTTTGAATCTTCTAAAGGAAGTTGTGGGTATGTTCAACGAATCCCGCAAACTCTTTCTCAAGAACAAGAAGTTGATGTTCTCTGTCTTGGTATTTTCTCTCTTGCTCAATGGTTTAGTTTACTTGTTCAACATCCTTACCATTACACTCGAGATAACAAACTTGACTCAACATTTAAAGTTGTTACCTACGATGGATCCAAGCAGTGCGGAATACATAGCCCTACTTATGGAAGTTTTTGCAGAATTTGGcctattttttgtttcttcagaCATCTTTGGCGTTTTCTATTTCATCATCAACCTTTTATCCGTTCTAGTCATCGTCCACGCTTCGGCTCTTACTTATAATGATGAGAACGTCAACTTCAAAGATTTTGTGGTTCTGTCCCTTAAATCTTGGAAGGGACCTCTAGTGACCTATTTCTACATTTGTCTCTTCAGTCTTGGCTATTGGTTGTTCTTCGTTACAATACTTTTCCCTCTCCTTTTCTTAAGTACTGCTTCATTGATTTCCTTCGCAGCCGTGACCTGCGTTTTGCTTGTTCTGTTCGCATTGTTTGCGTCCTATCTAGCTATCGTCTGGTACCTATCTCTGGTCGTATCGGTACTCGACGAAACTTATGGGATACAAGCGTTGGGGGAAGCTGTAAAGATTGCTAAAGGGATGAAGCCAAAACTATTCCTCTTGAATCTTTTCTTCGGTTTATTGATCTTCGGTTTAGCTCAGATCGAGACTCTAGTGAGTCTAGTGATGTCAACATTTGTGGTGATGTTTCTACTTATGACTTACACCGTTGCATTTTTTCAATGTAAGGGCCACCACGGCCAAGACGTTGAGTCGCTGAGGGATGCTGAATATACGACACTACCAACTACTTCGCTTATGGGAGCATTGCCTTGAAAACTTTAAAGAGACTGACATAATATGTTAATAGTCTCGTGAATGGATTGCTTGTTTTTTGTTTCGTTTTATTTTGGGATTTAGTAaactactagattttgacccgtgcaaccgcacgggtgtttgttttcacttttctatacataaattattgttttagaacataagttgtatatatttttaatgttaatcatatacttaaatatttatataactatttcaaatacaataattttataatttacatattataattaattaattgtttttgtatttaatttatgctaaattctgacccgtctttcaaaactggattttttttaccaatatgtttatgcttattcattttatataatttattattgtatatataaaagtctaagatatgttaatttttagacatgtattatatagtttgttaattttaagctgttctatcatcatattatattttaaataaatattttatatttatgaaaataaaatttataaatttatcaattgaatatacttttatcatatttatttaagtataataattatattttaacatgatcatgactataaagtgggtaaaataggatataatttatttatttcttattttataaacgataacttaaaatatattaaattattgttaaaataattttacacagatttattagaattttaaatataatatataaatatatattatatttaaaatgaaaatacattatgattaaagtagttgcaaagattttatattataaccttaaaaaaatacatgttaatttttatgcatgtattatatattttgcttaatccatcttaccaacatattagattttatttttgaacataaatattttatacttatgaaaataaaatttataaaatttataaatttaatacaattttattatacttagctcaatataataattttcttttaatatgattgattatgattatataatatataaaatattacagaattttttattttttattttataaatgattactgaatttattaatgtataataataattcaaattaatttcgaaattaatgaaaaatatttaaatataatttcgaaaatgaagatcttgtaaaaatcttttaaaacagatttgttagatttttaaaataaatatatttatattttaaataaaaagatatcaaaagatattatgattaaagtattttaaagattctatgtattattattcttaataaaatacatttaataagatttctaagtgatggtccaaataaaaaaaatcacacatgaaagaagtcatgacttctcttttaatatataagattatatgataaaagtgataatataaaacattagtttcaattcttttacgattaaaaatcaaaatggtaaatatagtaatagtaataattaggatttaggagtgagatttgaataaataaaggaattgaataaattattgttagagaaatatatggtaacatattgttagtctaaattttttttttttttttgaaagaattttaaatttattcaaatcaaaaaaaaCCTTTGTACAGAGTTTTATCTGCTACCATATTTAAATACAATGAAAtgcaaaccaaaagaaaatatacTTCTATATCTCTCAAGCTATACTAGCCTCTGTTAAACCAATCCTCCATCATCTTCTCATATTTACCTCCTACCCTCCTTCTCAAAGAAGATATTCTGTTTCTAATGAGCTTATCAAGCCTTGCAATCAGACAGGTATCTGGCTGCGATGCCTCACCCACTCTTCTCACATTCCTCTCATGCCATAACGCATAAGCCACGGCCTGAAAGCAATAACGCAGTAACACAGTCGAACTCCACTTATGTAAACCCTTCTCAACAATCCGAAGCACTCTATCCCATTTATACACTTCTCCACGCCCTGCCAAATGTTTTATGGTTCCAATCCAGACTTCCTTAGAGAACGAGCACTCAAAAAATAGGTGATCACGAGTCTCAGCTTCCGTGTTACATAACCAGCATGTAGAAACGGCTTGTGGATTCCACCTAAGAATCCTATCTCCTGTTGCTAGTCTGTCATGAATAGCAAGCCAAACTAAGAAAGAAAATCGCGGGGTATCTTCAGTGAACCACACTCCTTTTACCCAAGATACCTTTGGAGATGAACTTCTTACAAGATTCCAAGTATGAGATGTTCTGAAATCTGTTTTAAAATCCCCATTCTCCCTCTTCCAAAGGCATATATCATCTAGCTGGTTGAGACCTTTATTTTTGAGAGCCATAATCTCGCGATCAACCTGCCTAAGAGAGTGAGCACGATGCCTTCTCACTCGGTACAACTGAATAGCTTTCTCCAGCGTAGAGTTTATAGGAATACCAAGGTCCATACACCCTCTTGCTCCTGTTAGCTCAATCAGTTGGCCAATTGATGACCATTTCTCAAACCAGAAAGAGGTGGTGGCTCCACTGTTGACTTCCTTCTTAGTTAATTGCATAGCCAAAGGCCGCAGTTTCAAAAGCTTCTTCCACATCCACGATCCACTGTTACTCTTCTCATTAACACTCCAAAAAGAACCCTTTCGAATGAGATATTTCCATATCCATTTAACCCATAAAGAAGACCTAGTAGAGATAATACGCCAAATAAGCTTCAAACAAGACACTTTATTCGCATCTGCCAGATTTTTCAAGCCTAAACCACCTTCATCTTTTGGTTTGCACACATCCACCCAAGCTACTTTAGCTTTATGCGTTGATAACACCGGTCCAGACCAAAGAAATGCAGCACAGATGctatttatttcttgaatgcACTGGTTTGGGAGCCTATAAGCTGACATCCAAAAATTTGTTATGCTATAGAGAACAGAACCAATTAACTGAAGCCGTCCAGCAAAGGAGAGATGCCTCGCTGTCCAAGAAGAGATGCGATTCCGAATTCTTGAGATAAGAGGGCTATAGTCATGTACATTCATCCGTTTTGTCAGAAGAGGGAGGCCCAAATATCGTACCGGAAGAGATCCTCTTTCAAAAGGAAACTGGTCTAAAATAGCCTCGCTATCTGTTTCCTGAACACCAGCCAGATACAATGTAGACTTCTCAAGACTAATACTCAAACCCGATATCTTTTCAAATCTCTGAAAGACCTCCAGTATACCCTCAACCGACTTCTTCTTCCCGTCAGAGAATACTAAAACATCATCAGCAAAACATATGTGTGTCAAATGAAGCTCTTTGCAGTACGGATGAAAACCCATCTGTTTCTCTGTTGCTGCTTTATCCAGGAGCTTTGAAAGAACTTGCATACTAATAACAAACAGATATGGAGACAAAGCACACCTCTGCCTAAGTCCTCGCTTGCTATTAAAATAGCCAGCCAATTCCCCATTTATCTGTATCGAGAATGAAGCCAACTCTATGCATTTCTTAATCCACACAATGAACTTCTCCGGGAAATTTAATGCCGCAAGCACTGATACTAAAAAAGACCACTGGACAGAATCAAAGGCCTTTGAAATATCTATCTTGACTGCACACCGCTCAGTAACAGAATCCTTGTGATAACTCTTGACTAGCTCTGAAGCTAACAAGACATTCTCCATTAGTAGCCTATCCTTCACAAACGCAGACTGGTTCAAAGATATGAAAAGAGGGAGAATCCTTTTCATCCGATTTGCTAGGAGCTTTGATATTACCTTATAGATAACGTTGCAGCATGAAATAGGCCGATAGTCCTTCATGTATACAGCATCATTCTTCTTCGGAATAAGCGCTAAGATGGTTGAGTTAATTCCCTTAGGCAGAAACCCCTTATCAAAGAAGGACTTAACTGCTGTAACGAAATCTCCTCCTGTTACCGCCCAAGAGACCTTAAAAAACTCACTTGTGAACCCGTCTGGACCCGGTGATTTGTCTCGTGGCATAGAGAAAAGAACTTTTCGAATCTCTTCCGAAGATACCTCCCTCATCAAACTGCTTCTATCATCCTCCGAACACTCATAATTTACCAGCGACTTTAACTCATCAACACTTATTCCCTCATACTCTGAAGGCGTATGAGTAAGAAATTGATGGAAGTGACTTACTGCTTCTTGTTTAATATCATCTTGCGAGTCTGCTACAGAACCATCCAATCTCTTAATCTCCCTTATAGAATTCCTTATCTCCCTTA is from Brassica napus cultivar Da-Ae chromosome A4, Da-Ae, whole genome shotgun sequence and encodes:
- the LOC125608099 gene encoding uncharacterized protein LOC125608099, translated to MGWLSFLNLLKEVVGMFNESRKLFLKNKKLMFSVLVFSLLLNGLVYLFNILTITLEITNLTQHLKLLPTMDPSSAEYIALLMEVFAEFGLFFVSSDIFGVFYFIINLLSVLVIVHASALTYNDENVNFKDFVVLSLKSWKGPLVTYFYICLFSLGYWLFFVTILFPLLFLSTASLISFAAVTCVLLVLFALFASYLAIVWYLSLVVSVLDETYGIQALGEAVKIAKGMKPKLFLLNLFFGLLIFGLAQIETLVSLVMSTFVVMFLLMTYTVAFFQCKGHHGQDVESLRDAEYTTLPTTSLMGALP